A single window of Fischerella sp. PCC 9605 DNA harbors:
- a CDS encoding NB-ARC domain-containing protein produces MNYYEVINWIETKRETQLSELQKAILKGSWEDKKYEEIANSLRYNLQYVKDVGYQLWELISEVCKEKITKKTFRTKLEQRCQNLTPPTHRRDWGDAPDVPVFFGRTEELATLEQWIIQECCRLVVIVGIGGIGKTQLSVKLGKGGIGKTDLSLKLAKGIQHEFEYVIWRSLLNAPPAGDILTDLIKFLSNQQETEFANTQETQISRLLHYLQAHRCLLILDNVETILQKGDSLKSDRFTRWAISPGI; encoded by the coding sequence ATGAACTATTACGAAGTCATCAACTGGATAGAAACTAAGAGGGAAACTCAGCTAAGTGAGTTGCAAAAAGCAATATTAAAAGGGTCTTGGGAAGATAAAAAATATGAAGAAATAGCCAACTCTCTTCGCTATAACTTGCAGTATGTCAAGGATGTTGGCTATCAGTTATGGGAGTTAATTTCAGAAGTTTGCAAAGAAAAAATAACTAAAAAGACTTTTAGGACAAAACTAGAGCAACGCTGTCAAAACTTAACACCTCCTACCCATCGCCGAGATTGGGGAGATGCACCTGATGTTCCTGTGTTTTTTGGACGAACTGAAGAATTAGCAACGCTAGAACAATGGATTATTCAAGAATGCTGTCGGTTAGTAGTAATTGTTGGAATAGGAGGAATTGGTAAAACCCAGCTATCAGTCAAATTGGGTAAGGGAGGAATTGGCAAAACAGATTTGTCACTGAAGCTGGCAAAGGGGATTCAGCATGAATTTGAATACGTGATTTGGCGAAGTCTCCTCAACGCACCGCCAGCAGGAGATATTCTGACAGACTTAATTAAGTTCCTATCCAACCAGCAGGAGACGGAGTTTGCCAACACCCAAGAAACCCAAATCTCCCGACTGCTGCACTATTTACAAGCACACCGCTGTTTGCTGATTCTGGATAATGTTGAGACGATTTTACAAAAAGGCGATTCGCTTAAGAGCGATCGCTTCACGCGCTGGGCTATATCGCCAGGGATATGA